A stretch of the bacterium genome encodes the following:
- a CDS encoding ABC transporter permease produces the protein MLIRRERLWLTLAVVLVYAFLLLPIVVVVVSALNAGAYLRFPPEGISLRWFVTFARSRSFTRSLAFSVELATIVTIVTTVLGTMASLWLFRSVARFRDLVRVLLISPLAVPGIVTGIALLIFFFAVGWRHTGLLGLIIGHSLISLPYVFLITSAVLARFDRTLEEAARNLGAGQLTTFRRVTLPLIKGGIISGAIFAFVASYDEFNISLLLSGVGATPLPIQLFDYLRFSFDPTAAAAGTISIVLALVVVLVTQRLVGLESLYLGGG, from the coding sequence ATGCTGATCCGTCGCGAACGGCTGTGGCTCACTCTCGCGGTCGTGCTCGTGTACGCCTTCCTGCTGCTCCCGATCGTAGTCGTGGTCGTCTCGGCGCTGAACGCGGGAGCGTACCTCCGGTTCCCGCCGGAGGGCATCTCGCTTCGCTGGTTTGTCACCTTCGCCCGCAGCCGTTCCTTTACCCGGTCGCTCGCGTTCAGCGTGGAACTCGCGACGATCGTGACCATCGTCACGACGGTCCTGGGCACGATGGCCAGCCTGTGGCTCTTCCGGTCCGTCGCCCGGTTTCGGGATCTGGTGCGCGTGCTGCTGATCTCTCCCCTGGCGGTCCCCGGGATCGTCACGGGCATCGCGCTCCTGATCTTCTTCTTCGCGGTGGGGTGGCGCCACACGGGCCTGCTCGGGTTGATCATCGGGCACTCGTTGATCAGCCTCCCCTACGTCTTCTTGATTACCAGCGCGGTGCTGGCACGGTTCGACCGCACGCTGGAGGAGGCCGCCCGCAACCTCGGCGCGGGCCAGCTGACGACATTCCGGCGGGTGACGCTGCCCCTCATCAAGGGGGGCATCATCTCGGGCGCGATCTTCGCGTTCGTGGCGAGTTACGACGAGTTCAACATCTCGCTGCTCCTCAGCGGTGTGGGCGCGACGCCGCTGCCGATCCAGCTCTTCGACTATCTGCGGTTCTCGTTCGATCCGACCGCGGCCGCCGCCGGCACGATCAGCATCGTCCTGGCGCTTGTGGTGGTGCTGGTGACCCAGCGGTTGGTGGGATTGGAATCGCTCTACTTGGGGGGCGGCTGA